CCATTGAATCCCCCTTCCCTGTTGTGTGTGGTAGCGTTTATTGCAGTTTGCCAAACTTGTATCCTATCAAATATTAACAAGTTTCAGATATTTGCATATCTCACATCGAACAAGAGCGGAGATGGCTGCTTCCGGGCTGTGAGCGTCCTGCCATCTCACAATAAGACATGCGCATAAGTTTGGCTCGGCCATTTATGGCCATTTGTTAGAACACTTTTCCACCATTTTGGCGCCCAATTCGATTTAAACTTTCACGGCAACTGGTCCGCATAAACGTATGTACCCTCAGGTTCCGCTTGGGAAAGGCAGAATCTGCTGATCCTAATCGAAAGCCACTCGGAATACAAGTGCTCTTCTTGGAAATTGGCCTTTTAATATGGCCCATatttaatctaaatataaagcactttaaaataaatatgatATATTCCATTTAATCAACATACATGTATGAAAAtacataatttaaatatgaaatatattttccacaaacatttattgtatttaaATCAATTATggaatatatttaatttaaatgtcAAATAAATTTtgtttaattgaaaaatgtattttagatttaatttaaatatgaaatatattatCAAATAAAATTGAGTAAAAAATTTATGAAATCCTCATCAAGACGCACGGCTGGGCCGACTTGGCTCAGAATATTTTTACAATAGAGAACATTTTTATGAAAATCTACCCACAATCGCAAAAAAAAtcgattttttttgtttgtttctgttttgctGTTGTAGGCGAAGATGCAATTATTATAGTCGGAGTTATAATACTCCAGTTTTCCTCAATGGTTATTTGTGCACCCACAATGTGCGCCACAACGAAAAGTGGCAGTGCCCGCTAGCTTTtacttatatatataaaaactATTCAAATCAATTATTCTCATATTCATGTTATAAAAGAAAACACTTTATTTTTACAATTTCCACACTCCCTGCAAATCGATTGTTATATATATCCGATTCTCAGGGCTTTTTTTTGTGGGTGTATGGAGCATCCTTTATGGACTGTGGGTATCTTCTGTTGGGGCTGTGCCTGCCACTGTATTGCATTCATTCATTGCTTGTTACTGAGGGACATTAAGTAGCGCATTATGCTCAGTGAATGGACGCGGTCACGGTCTTGGCCACATAAATCACTAGCAggcaaacagaaacaaaaacgcTACTTTGTTGCAACAAATTTGCATAACTTTCCACTGTTGCTGCGGCACAATGCAGCGCACTCGCACACAGTTTGCATTTAAAACTTGAGCAACTTTTTATAGCATTTGCTAGTTTTACCCAACTTTATGGAAAGCAAGACAACGCCCGCACACACCGCCAGCAGAGTATTCTGCATTTTGCCTGGTACAAGCACGATCCCTTCGCCGCTGACAAGCAACAAATGTTTGCGGAAATCTGTGGAAATCTGGGGAAATGCACTTGCCATTAAGAAAGTCAAGGGGAAGACGAGTTTAATTTGAATTGTGCCACCCCGTTTTTATTGGCAAACTTCAATAAATTACACCACCATTAATCCTGCAAGGAAGGCAGGCAGTCAGGCAGTCAGGCAGGCGAGACGTGATGCCATCTACTCCGTAGCCGGAAGCCAGCGATTCCCCACACAAACGACTTCAATTTCcatgtgtgtttgtttgtttgtttgtttgcattTTCAATTTCCCCACCGCATAGGGCGTGGAAAATGGTCCGTGGCTGTGAACGGTAGGTGGTGGTTGAGTGGTTCAGTGGTTGGGGCTCCCTCATTCTCATTTTGCTTGCCAAACGGGTAAACAATTTTCTACGCCAAAACGAATCTCGCAAATTGATAATCATCAGCATGTGGATTGGTTTGGTTCGGTTTTTATTGGTTTGAGTGTACGTCGGTGTCAATGGAGTGCTGGGAAAAAACGGATCAAATTCGTGGAACCAATATGCGAGCGGGGGGCTCGCAAATCTCTTCCTTTGAGCAGGGCTCCTCCTCACTGACAAATTGAGTGTGCGGACGGGGACAATCCGTGATGGCATTGCCACAGGAAAGTCCCGCCTTTGATAGAGCTGAATAATTAAAGCTATTCCGTGATGGAAATGATAGCTCTGGAAAACAAAGCAGCGGAAAAGcgcattaaaattaattatgCTTTTCCCCATTCATTGCAACAGCGAGCGAGAGCACAGAAGACGGCGCGAATATTAACATTTTTTGTTCCCAGTCTCATCTTTTTTTTAAAAGACTACTTTTTACTCGCTTTATTATCTATTGTTGTGACAGCTCCCAAATGAAATTCATAAATATCAAAGCTTTGTGCAGCGCACACACAGGAAAACACTGTACTCGTATCACATAAATATATCGATTCAAAAAATATGACATAAATTCAATTAGAGCAAGAGACCATTCAGCAGAGCAGGTTCATGAAGTTAAGCCATCAGCAGAACAGCGGCAGAAATCGTCGGCAATTAATAGGGCGACGTGTCCCGGCATAAGCCTTAACTACCGCAAATGTCGCACCATGCACGACTTGATCAAGAAATAGAAGCGGAAATAACTACTCATTAGGCGTGATGGCCACGTAAACTGCCAACAGTCCATTGGGGATATGGGCGTTGGGAGTTGGAAGCTGTAAGCTGGAAGCTGGAAGCTGGTCAACTGCAATGTTGCAGCAAACTATGTGGGGACTGAGAGTGAAAGCGAGGCAGTGTGGTAATAGAAATCATTACAATAAAACTAAATGGGCCCGAAGCAACAGCCAAACGAGGCAATGGCCAAGAAAAGAAAGTCATTTGGCTGCCACCGGAGCTGGCTCGAAGATGCCCAAAACGGGCGCAGACAAATGGCAGACACGTAGCGAGGCCAAGGCAGACAATCAAAATCCATTTGAGTCGGAAATGAGGAAAATACACAATGGAGTTGGCTTCCAGTCTCCTCATCCTTGCCGTCCACCGCACCAGatcccaccccaccccacccaacCTAAACAACAGACAGCTGCAGCCATAACTCCACATAAGGCGACGCATTTTTGTGGTCCAGGCTGTGGACTTTTTTGAGGCGCCTCCAGGGGCTTTAAAATAATTACGATACACAAGGAGATGAAGAAAGGGCGAGTGAGGACGTAAGGACAAGATGAACGCTTCATCGCCTCCTTATTCGACTTGCTTCGCTGGCTTCTACTCCCTTAAGCTTTTGAGCGCATTCCTCAGCTTCTTCGGCATGCAAGTAAAATATGTTTTGATATTAAATTATTGTCGGTACGCCCCAGCTGCCACCACACAAACACACTGACACCTACACCCTCCCTCCCACAAACGCAGAGCagtatacacacatacacacacattaTATGGGGCACGTGCAGTTCGGGACGCATAATAATTGCCGGTTGATAGCCCCGGATAGCCTGGTTGGATGCTGCGTATCCTTTTGCTGACGCTCTTCGTTGCCTTGCCTATCCGCAAGGCCACAAGACGAAGCTTTTCTGGAGATGAAGCAGGAGCCGGAGCCGTGGCCGGGGCCGGAGCGGGGGTCTGGGGCTGGGGCGTGCGCACAAACTGAATTCCAAAAAATGGAATTTTTATTGCAAATTGCGAAATTTTAACTAAAAAACACAACGCTCGGCCCTGGTTCCTGCAATGGTCGGTTGGTCCATCATTGTGGGGCAAATGGCGAAACATTTTCAGTgtcactgttgctgctgtggcaaTGTTGTGTAAGAAATTGCTTCTCGTGCCATTGTAATCAATAATATCTGCTTGGCCTTTTTCCCTTAGAAGAATGAAACCCAGTTATGAGGACAGTCCTGTGCTCAAAGGACAGATCAAAGCCGTAATTTGAATAATTTATCGAGGTCTTGCGGCGAAAGCGCCTTAAAGGTAATAAACAAAACTCTTTCTCTCTGGTCTGTTTATGAATCGCTCCGATGGACAGTAAGGCCGGAAGCAAATCATTGAAATGTTTCATTTCCTCAGTTTGAGGAAACTGAGGAAAAATCTCAAAGCGTATGAAAAGGGATTGAAAGAATAATTCCCCAGTAGTgaaaaagaaatcaaatgCAAAATGGAAGTGTGGAAGTGGGAATGGGCATGGAAGGTGCATCAACAAAAGGTGAAATATATGCAAGGAATATCCTCAAAATGCGAGAGACCGACCTCAATGCTTTTCACTCAATTTCAAACTACTAAATCGCTCACTCTCCAGTCTCTCcccatctctctctccattACTCACTCGCTATCTCTTTCTCTGTAATCTCTCCATTTCTTTCAGCTGGTTCTGTCCTTCGGCACGTTCAAGTGCAGCCATTAAATAACTTTTGCCTGAGTGCGTCCAAAAATTTTGTGGGAATTAAAGGCGACAAATCACAAAATCGCCAAATTGGTCAAAACAAGTGGAAAATCACAAATTGTGGCCTCAACAGAAACGTGGCCGAGAGGATGAACTTGATGGGCGTCCACTTTTTATACGAGTATGAGTTTTTATGCGATCTCGATTGATTAGACGCCATATTTGGATATTGATTTAGTAGCGCTGATACATCACGTACACGCCTCGTTGCCCCATCTCCACATCTCCAAATCTCGACATATCTTCTCATTCAGTGCCACTGGCTGCTCTTCCACTGTTGGCTGGCTCTCCATCAGCTCTTCCACTTGAGTGGGTTTTGTATACCTGGAACCGACTTTAGTTAAGACTTCCGTTCTGTGTTCGAAGAACATCCTCTTTGGATTTTTAGTCTTCCGTTTGGTATAATTTCGATGATTTTCCTATCAGTGGAGGAGTTCCTTTTGGACAAATTGATGCGTTTCCTTATGCATTACTCATACGACACGTGGACTGTAACGTGTGAGTCTTGTGGCCTTTAAAGTATACATTTATCAGAATATTTTCCATgcttttttaaattttagaCGGTAAGATGGTGAAATATTCATTAGCTCTCGCCCACGACTTGACTTTTGGCATTTTTCAATCGGGACTTCTCCTGCATTCCCCTTTCTTTCTGTGAGATGGAGGCAATGGAGGCTGCCTAATGCCTTTGTGCGGCATTCGCGACACGCGACACCATCGAGCAAATTCTCTTTGATGCGTCAGCAAGTCCAAAATATCTacaattctttttttttgttttaattttctcCCGACGAACACAATACTCTTGATGACCGATGGCGAAGGCCCAGGACAAGGGGCCAAGACGCTGTGGAACTTCCTTTATGCACGCAGCGCattaaattgaattttaaaTGAAGAttgattttttcttttttctcgCCGAAATAGGAGCAACAACAGTGCGGAAAATATAAAATTGGAGAACTGGGAGAGAAGAACGCGCGAACCGATGCCAGAGCCACTTGCCaagaaaccaaaaaaaaaataaagcagAGGCAcagaccaaaaaaaaaatgcccAAAACAAATGCTGCCCATTGTAATTAGAGACAATGGCAGAGAGATCCCCAGTGACTGCAGTGCGCGACCCTTTTGGCCCTTTTCCGACCCCAGCACGCCGCACCGCCTCTTATCTAAATTAATTCAAACGCCCGAAAGAAACacaaataattaaaattaattatgTGGAAAATATTCAATAAGTTGGAAATTATGCAAACGAGCGCAAAGTAAACGCCCCAAGATAAAACTAAGTGCAATTTGGACCGCGCGACGCGGCGCAACGGTGGGACCAACGAGACTTTTGTTGACCGAAAATATCTTCTCCTACTTAGCACTGATGGACACGGGCGGGCCACGGGTTGGATGAATGGATGGACAGATGCATGGACTGTTGGATTGTTGGATTGTTATATGGTTGGAGATGCGTACTGAGCATACCAGAAAGCTGTCAAGCTCTCAATGCTCGAAATATATTTCGAATTTCCGAAGCAGCAGCCGAAGCAGAACCTGCCCAAGTATCTGGCGAATGGGATTAGGTATGGGTCGTACGAAAACTGTACGAACAATTTCCGGCATTTCGTATATAAACTGAAAATGCCCACAGACTGTGAGTTCTCTATTCAGTCTACTTCGGATCGGATCGTATCGACTCGCACGTTTTCTACTCGAAAGTAGCGCAAATTACTtaaaaataccagaaacgaaAATATTGGAACAGCCTCTGGCCCGGCCTGGTCTGCTGTGGTCTGCCATTCCGTTGTACTCTTCTGCCAGTTTCTGTCCAACCACACACGAGAACACCTCTATAGCCAAGAGCCGCAGACGCAGCTGGTGCCGCTTCATTCCGCTTCGTTGTTCGCCGCGTGAAAAACATGAAATTGAAAATCAATTTGACGTTCCTCTGGGCGACACTCGTCGGCCTCCTGTCCATCATTCTATTGACACAGACCGCGCAAATTGAGGCATCGAGCGCTGGCACTGATGCGGTATGCAAGGAGCTGAGTAAGTACTGGGGCAAGCAACAAAATCTGGCTCGTAAAACTGCTAAATTACCGCTCTGGACAATAATTAGAAATAGTTCGAATGACTCAGACGCCACATGGTCTCGCAGAGGACTGACAAAATGAGAGCATTGTCATCGTAGAGGAGGAATTCAGAAACAGGGCATCTCAGAGGGCATCTTATATCCCCTTGAATAATGATCGATGCGTAAAAGCACTACAAAGTAAAGACCGATGTCGTAATATTACTTGATTATCGACAGAACTTAATGCTATATATCATTTCTACTCGTACTGTGTACATTTTAATAGTTGCAGTGTTCTGGGTCTTGCCAAGTTCTGCCCGTCAGTCAATTCTGGCTACGAAATTGTTCTATTTTTTCGCTTATGACTGCAACGTGGCCAGGGAATTATGAAATATTCTGCCGTTTGACTTGTGTCCCATATAAACAAAAGCATTTAATTGCACCAAATGAGGCCAAACGAGCGGCACTGGAGCGCATCGCGAGAGACCATTTACCGGAAACAATTAACAAGTGAATTTTTGCCTTTCAGACAATGTCAACTGCTATGTGGGCCGTAACGAGGGAAACTTCTGCAACAGCAAGGACCAGACCAAGGCGGTTACCCGGTGGTATTACGACAAGGGCATCTGCCGATCCTTCACCTACAAGGGCTGCAACGGCAACCGGAACCGCTTCTGCACCCAGGAGAGCTGCGACGTGCGCTGCGGCGACGATTGACCAGGAATATAGTCCCTATGTCCCCCTATATCACATTAGACGATAAGTTTGTATGTTTAGGCTAAGCATTCAGAGCAAATAGAGATCGGATCGCAGGCGTCCGAGTCCGAGCAGCCGCTATGTGCTTAAGTGTTTTACCTTTGATCAAACGGACTCGCAACTAAATGCCGCCCCAAAAATAGCCAGTCAAATGTTGTAAGCTGTCAGCGGTGGATCGGCACTCTGGTCCGGTCTGTCAGGGCACTGTATAAAAAGGGGGGAAAAAAGAGAAAGTGAGCCAGAAAAAAATGCGCCAAATGTGCTAACTGTCAGGGGCATATCAAATGGCCCCCTGACACGGGTGTCTGACAGTGTCGCCAAGACTGTGAATTCTACCCATTAATGTCCGTGGACGTCCGTAGTGCTGACGTACTCTGGTCCCTGATGATGCTGGACAGTGTCAGGGGGCAACATCCCATCCACCAGCCGGATAGTGTCAGGGGCACATCAAAGAGCTGTCAGCGTTTGCCCTTTTTTGCGACTATCGACTTACGGCTAATTAAAATGCTCCACACGAAAATTACATTTTCCATTTACCTGTTGACAGATTCAGTGGTCTGACTGTGTGGGCATTAATAGCAGGCGCTCTCCCACGTCTGTCGGTTTTGACAGGCTTGTGCTGGTGCTGTAGCCAGGACAGTGGAAGAGTGTATAGTGCCTGATTGCTGTGCACAAACAAATGCCAATCAAATGCATAATAGCATCGAAGCGAAGCGTCATGGAACATGACATGCCATTGATGGCAGCACATTAATCTGTTTAAATGACAGCACTCAGAGCTCAGAGGAAtgcgatgccgatgccgatgccgttCCGAAACTCACCCTAGTCATGTGCTAAAACTTCGGTTTCAATGCGGGCAATTTTGGCCGTCAAATAAAACAAACGAAAAGTGAAAAATGTAAAATGAAAAACTCAACTGATCAACGCACAATTTTGACAGAATTTCGCAACGAAGATTCGCagtgaaatatatttttgttgtgCCAGCAATTTGCATGAAATTAGTTTCCGATCTAATTGGAAATTTAAACCGTACGCATGGCATGGAATACGTACGGCAAAGGCTGTGGCTATAATTGAAAACTGGCAAATCAACGCGGTATTAGCTGAAAGCCAAATCATCAACGATTTTGCCAAAAATAATGTAGAGTCaggaaaatatgaaaattgacaaaaaaaaatgtcGACGTCATAAAAATATGGAAGCCCTGAATCTGGGCTGGGCAAGCATCAAGTACATGTAATTTGATTATTTATCacatttttgtatttttaacGACTCAATTGAGTTTTATGTGACCAAAAGTCAGAAACGAGGATGGGCCTGGAGCAATGATGTCTGTGCTGGGGCTCCATTACGGCCACAGAGCGGAAAGCATTTGTCGACGGGAACGGGGCACCTGCTGCAAAGCTGCTGCAACTCCACAGAGCTGATGCCGTACTTTGGGTCGATCAAAAAAGTTTTGCCCAGGACGACCAGAACTTTGACAATGCTCTCAAAAGTATGCTATGCTAAATGGTTTGCTTAGATGGGAAACAGCAATGTCTCTTTCGTTTGTTCGTTTGTGGGTTCTTCTGTGGCACAAATGGAAATGTGCCATAAAGCAGGCTAAAGGCAGGAACCAAAGGAATTTATAAAACGCAAAAATTGCTTTTGTTTGCTCCCACAAAAAGTACACAAAGCAGGCACACCCGAGCACCCCCAATCTCCCCGCCCTAATCTGTCTTTCCAGTGTTCATATAAATTTTGTGTTTATTCGAGTGCATTTCCACTGCGTCGCACACTGGGCCCACGTTTAGTGGCCATCCAGTTTTCCCCCAACGGACACACACTCCGCCACTGGCTTTGGGGCTTCATTTGTGTAGGAGGAGGGCGGAAAATGATCCCGTAATGCTGGGCCCCGACCCGGTTAACCAGGCACACACGCACAGTGTACTGTACGGGCTTTCTGTTGTTGAGCTTTAACTATTTTTCTGTTTAAATAATTCAGAGTTGGCTTCTTTGTGGCTTAGTCTTGGTTATGTTTCCGGGTCTAACCTTTTCTGAGGTTTTCGCTGGCTCGCAttgaattaaaattccttCCCTGGCCGAATGAAAACGAAAAAGTTACCAATAATATTTATTGCCATCGACTTTAGCAGCGACTTGGGAAAAGTTTTGCTTTCAGCAATGTTTTCGACCGACTTCACCTTCAAAATTCGCGAAGCGGTTGGGAGAATTGGAAAGAGATTTGGAAGAGGAAAGTGGAGTCGCGTGGAGCAAAGGAAAAACTTAAACCCTTCGGCCAATTTAATttcgttgctgttgttgtagttgttgttgttgctgttgcctttGTATTTTCCACACAAATTGGTTTCTCATTCTGCTTGATTTCATACACAATCTGGAGACGAGTTCCTTCAGTTGCCCTGCCTGGCACCTGCTTATGTAGGTCTCTCAGACCACTTGACTGGTTATCTGCACTTGGTCGATCAGCCCACTTACACTTGTTGCCACTTGAGTTTCTGATTCTGGGTAAGGGCGTGGTCCCATCATCCCTAAGCCCTGTGCCCTGTGCCATGCACCCTGCAACCCGCACCTCGTCCTGCTTTGTACAGTCCCCCAGGCGGCGCACTTTTATTTATCTAGgcggaatcgtgaagtttttGTTCTCCGACATCGTACACACGCAATCGAAGTGTGTGTGACAAGGGCAAACAAGAAGGCGGAACTGCAGCATTCTTAGGGGTGGCACTGGGACTGGCATTCCCCAAAATGCATTGGGATTGTCGCTCGTCTTGGCAGAGCTTACATCCAGCATCGGGGGATTCTCTCGAACGGCGCTCGACAGCAGCCGTCGTCTATGGTGGATTAAAGAGAGCAGTGCACATCCATCCTTGCGAGTTCTCgacaaaataaattaaaatatttataacaCACAGACACtcgcacacccacacacacacatgctgAAACTAAAGAGAGtgagggagaaagagagatgaaAGTAGAAGGCGTCTCgcatattaaattaaatatgaaCCTACTCCAAATAACATCAACATGCTATTTCTATTTAAATTTCGCCTTGAGCTCATAGCTGCACGTAAAagataaaaatatatatatatgtacccGTAATAGTATAAGTAgtagggggggaggggggaaagAAGGTGTACGTGTGCAACTTTGGGGCGTGGCAATAAACATATTGCGGACAGTGTTAAGCAACAGCTCTGGATCCGGATCGGGCCTAGTCAAAAACAGTCAGAGTCAGAGAGTGAATGAATGAGTGAATGTCTGATGAGGCGTATGTGTCGGTGCGTATCTTTGCATGACTGTGTGCGTGTGAGTTAGTGTCAAGTGAGAGACATTTAGTAATTCCGCAGGCATATCAAGGACAACGTACTCATAAATACCAAAGGCAAATGCcgcacagcagca
This region of Drosophila miranda strain MSH22 chromosome 2, D.miranda_PacBio2.1, whole genome shotgun sequence genomic DNA includes:
- the LOC108154488 gene encoding kunitz-type serine protease inhibitor Hg1 is translated as MKLKINLTFLWATLVGLLSIILLTQTAQIEASSAGTDAVCKELNNVNCYVGRNEGNFCNSKDQTKAVTRWYYDKGICRSFTYKGCNGNRNRFCTQESCDVRCGDD